A window of Chlorobium phaeobacteroides DSM 266 genomic DNA:
CATTCCGAAAGCGATTCCATTGTTCTCTGCGTAGGTGAACTTCAGCCAGTCGGGAATGAGGGTGACGCTCTCTTTTTCTTTGAGAATCATAACCGCAATTTTTTTTGTGAGCTGGTCGAGAACAATAACAATCGAGGCAAGTGTAAAAAACCAATTCATGGAAAAAAAATTATGGTGTTTGTATGATTCTCTTGTTGCAGTATATAGAATTATTATGGAGAGGAGAGCAGATTATTTATCAGAACAGCTCTGACTTGCTCAAGTGGCATTTCTTTTCCTGTCCAGAGTTCAAATGATCGCGCAGCTTGTCCAAGCAGCATCTCGATTCCTGAAATGGTTGCAGCGCCGCTGGCTTTTGCCGCCTTGATGAGCGGCGTGAACAGTGGATTGTAGACCATATCGTAAACGATATGATCAGGGTGCAGTAACTCCGTGTCAAGAGGTAAAATGCTTGTTTCTGTTTCGTTCTGACGACCGGCAGTGCCTATTGGTGTTGCGTTTACAATAACAAGAGATCTCTGGATCTTTGCAATGGCACCGCTCTCTCCGGAAAAAAGCTCCTCAATCAAACAGAGCGTTACGATATCTCTGTGAACATAATTTTCGAGCATTGCGCTTGCTTTGGCACTGTCCCTGACAAACAGGTAAACGCAGCAGGGATGAAAAAAAATTCTGAATGCTTCAATTGCGGCAAGTGCCGCGCCGCCATTACCGAAAACAGAGACCGGATTTCCCTTGATGCGCTGGGCATATGGGCGCAGGGGTGCTG
This region includes:
- the aroE gene encoding shikimate dehydrogenase → MMQPEKILGLIGRNIAYSRSPLIHNTACDLLALPYVYTIFNIASADLIEPAIAGARALGIAGLNVTTPYKTTVVPFLDELSPEAASIGAVNTIVNNNGHLAGYNTDIAGFAAPLRPYAQRIKGNPVSVFGNGGAALAAIEAFRIFFHPCCVYLFVRDSAKASAMLENYVHRDIVTLCLIEELFSGESGAIAKIQRSLVIVNATPIGTAGRQNETETSILPLDTELLHPDHIVYDMVYNPLFTPLIKAAKASGAATISGIEMLLGQAARSFELWTGKEMPLEQVRAVLINNLLSSP